The sequence below is a genomic window from Macadamia integrifolia cultivar HAES 741 chromosome 1, SCU_Mint_v3, whole genome shotgun sequence.
ATTGTTGAGATAAGgtgaatttatttgaataaaGTTAGTGGTGTTTGTGTTTGTGAATTGGTGAGTTTCCCCTTTCTCCCCCTGCTATTATGATTTCCCCctcttccctaaggctaccCCATCAGTATCAGGCTTCTTAAATTTAGACAAAttgaattgaaaattgaaaagtGGAGGGAGACCTGCAGGAGTAGTTAACACATCATTCTCTCTAGTAGGAATAAGATGGACTTGTACTCTGTCCTTCTCAAAAGGATTTATGTTCCTTAACCCTAATATAGAGATCTACTTCCGCCACCAAATTCGCAAAACCCAACACTAACACATTTATTGGATTTGGTACAAAAAGGAGCAAAGAaaataagggcccgtttgataacgtttctgtcgtttctgtttcaagaaacggcaaaaacataaatttccgtttctagaaacagaaacagaattgaaggtgtttgatagtcaagtttctggaagtcgatagtaaccagcgaaaagaatggccacgagttgtttccagaaacggcagaacttgtttcgcctaggccgtttcttgaaccataaataggtagaaattttaatttctatttctgaaaataagtgaaacgaaacagttttatcaaacgctttttgtttcgTCTGtctagaaatggcagaaacgagtttcttgaaacgttatcaaacaggccctaaaaCATATGACAATAGAGTAATCAAGTTGTGATTTTGTGACATCGTCTTCTTATATGATAGGATTTGGAGGAAATTGACATGCACGCATGCGATCATGCACTTtagaatggaagagaaaaaagagtagTGGGGGATGAGAGGTGACTGTCGGAGATGGAAGAGATAAGAGCAAAGCAGGTGATGATGGCGTTGAGGCCCGCATACATGATGCTTTTCACACATTCTCCTCTCCATGGTTCTTTTGGTTTTTGTAGCTCAGTTTCACTTTGAACATAAGACCCTTCTTCTGCTTCCTCTTACGATATGAGTAGGTGGGTGGAAATGTTGGCATCCATAGGAGTTTCGTGAGCCAACAAGTGAGACAAGAGAATAGGAAAAGGAAATTCGTGTAAGACGAGAACGTTTTGGTGTTGCCACGCAGGGTGAATTGGGTTGATACATGTTCAACACCATAAAAGGTTGatataaattatttgaaataaaaaaatatgttggACGTGTCCTTAGAAGAGTTCAAGGTGTGCACTATTAGTTAGTTTTTTTGAAGAGTTATGACATCTGAGATCCAGGTTTTAGGCTGGTCTGAAATTTATATGCATTCCAGTTCCTTACCCTTACAGTCTATAGCTTAATGGTTGCCTTATGCTTCGTCAAACCTTGGCACAAACTACGATTCCGGAAGAAAAGCCATTTCTTGGTGTCTCAACTCTACAGCTGCCCTATCATCACCCTCAATGACACTAGCGTCTGAGTCGTGAGGCTCGGAAGAGATACATATGCGAACGGGGATGAGGCTGGAAAGGGTGGGGTTGATCGCATGGAGATGAGGAGGGTGCAGTGCATGGGGCGGGAAGAGATACAGAGGTAGACAAGGATAGGGCTGGAGGGGGTGGCTGCCGGTGATCACAACAGAGGGGTgtccagagagagagaagcaggtAGGGAAGGGTAAGGGTGGGGGTGAGGAAGTGGCGGAGTGGAGATGTAGACGGTGGGGCTGAACCTGTTTGGGGTGTGGTTCAAGAGGATGGGATAGGACTGTGGTGTTGGTGAAGAATAAGGATGGGATGGTAAGAATCGTAAGATGATGTGGGTcctattagtttttatttttattttattttattttattttattttttatttattttgttttatttttatttaatttttattttaaataaagataaaataagacAGTTTATAAGGGTAATattggaaataaaaagaaatttgaTAACTTGAGTAGCCTTTACACTTTGGTTCTTCCAAGTTAGGCTCCCAAGGaattacaagtttgccattACCTCTTGATACTTGAGTATTTACCATTTGGATAGGTCCATATTTTCCAAATTGTCACTGCTTCTAGTATTTGGCTTCTAAGTACTTAAGTGGTCCAATAGCCATCCAAGTTGGGTCTTTCGGGACCCACATTACTAATTCTACCTAAACCCTTGTTTCTAAATTTGCACTCATTCTTCCAAACCCTAATTTCAGACCACCTATTCTAAAAAATCCACTACCTGGATGCTCGCCTCACTTCAATGAAGTGCCAAAGGCATGTGTACTTAGTAGGCCACCAGTTTGGATGAAACAACATAAATCTTTCAataccaaaattttcatttttttcatagcAAACCTTCTTCAGTTGTCTTGGAGTTTTATACTGATGTAGTCTTTAGGCACTAGCAGCAGTGCGAGAGAAGAAGAACCTGTGGTTTCAGGAATTTCAGAATTCCTAGTTTCACTGGGAATCCTATTCCTAGTCTACTGTGGAATTATATTTAAGTAGCATTCTCTTCTTAGTTTCTTTCCTGTTTTTCTAAATTTATGTGTCCTAATTCAGGCTGGATTAGGAATCTAGAAGTACAGTcttgtatgagttgattttcctTCATTATGTCGTGTCCTAGTTGATCGAAACAGTCTCtcaacattctcggggtaaggctgcatagttctTGCCTCcccggacctcgcacatgcgggagcctcatgcacagGTTAGCCCTATTTTTTATGTCAAGTCCTATTTGGTTTAGGACTCCAAACTCAGTTGGAAGTTCTTGAGTCAATTTGTTTTCAGACTTTTATGGGTCAATTAATATCCAGTTTGAATACTAGTTGGTTTAGGCTATTTCTAGTTATATTTGGAAGCATGTGAATTTTTTGATGGATAAAGATTGGGTTTTGCTCCATTGTTCTGTGAGAAGCAGAATTCTGTTATGTGATGCAGTGACCCTCAGTGATATTTCAATCTAGTTCTAGGTGAGAAGCCTGGTCCttatccttctttctttcttccattcttttcttttatccatcCATCAGTACATGTCAGTATTTTgaaactttctattttctgttcatGGTTAGATTGTTGGATTCTACTGCTGCTTTGAGTATTTTGGTTTGCTGTCCTTGTTCATAAGTCTATCTAGAGTTCTGCTACTGTTTTGAGTTTAAAGGTCCAAATTTTACATACAGATGaatgaaccaaaagagctaggggcagacctaaaatgaccaaaggagaagtggtgaagaaTGACGTGCATAGTCTCGGTTTTGTCCCAATTATGactttggatagagcctattggaggtcTAGGATCCACCTAGCCGACTATTTAGATGAAATCTTCTGTCTTATTGGGCTGttacctctttcctcttactctcatctttCATGTCTTCTATCTACCCTCATCTCTCTTACCCCATCTCTCATCTttccatctttttattttttatttgttttttaatggATCCATGTAaacgaccccattaagttgagataaggctgagtaTCAAGAGTATCAAGCATTTTACATTGATTTCCAGAAATCCTTTTCTCCCTAGGATTTTATGagatatttatattttgaactTGGTTTTCAATTCTGATTTTAGATTTGTCGACCGGATTAAGTGCTTAATCTATTCATGGttccaaaatttgatttttttagagTGCTACTGCTGATCAAATTTCTGAAATCTTTCAAATCTGGTCTACAATCTTGGTTTCAAGTTCAGATGATCTTCTGTTACTGAGATCTATTGCTATTCTGATAATCTATTTAATATTAGTCTGGTCCTAAATCTGGATTCCTACCTTATACTCCCATACATCCAGATCAGACCATCAGATTGGTCCCAAGTTTTGATATCATATTCTCCCCCAAATATAGGACCTGACCAACCTTTTTGAGCAGGATCAGAATCTTTGATCTTCTGATATCTtaaatcttctaaaatctggTTGTTCCTCCTTCATTATGATTCTGGCTTTCAATGAGTTTCTGAACCTAATCATTCTGGCATCTAGAAACTCATCATACACTATGGCAGATTCTTGCAGCCTTGCAGGGTGTGCACGGAGATCTAAGGAAAGGGTTATGCTCAAGGAGAGCAGAACAAGTATTTTTTTCCCCACTATAGAGTGCAGATTTGGTTTCTCTCTACATCCATGGAGTTTttgaaggaaagagagggacatagagaaggaaaagaggCAAGAAAGGGCATACTTAGTGGACGAGGTTCCCGCCAcgaaggattaaagtatcagtatcagtcgccatatcggttggctaaatttaagatacgtatcggagggtgtCGTATCATAttggagatatgctaagatatgttaaagattaaagattaaagtatcggtattggttggttaaatttaatatacgtGTCGGAGggatatcatatcgtatcggagatactttaaaccatgaccgCCACTTTGTGATGCAGTTAGGCGTGGGAAATTTTGGGAGTAATTGGGTGATTTTGGTTTCCTTAATTTTTAGTGTAGGGTGTGGTAAATTtagtaggagattttatttcaattgctatttagggtagtttccaatttatttagtttccaattttacacttttgttttctttatattgatgtaacccaatgaaGAATTCAGAATTTTGGAGAATTAGAACTTGATAATTTTTTAGGTGAGAACCATGAACCATGGATACCGTGGGTGatctttttcttcccctttctattctccttccctgatctctttcttttctttccctcacttatcttcttctcctatttcctcttttcttcttctttattattttctggtCGTTCCTCCcagcccctgttctgggcgataCTTTCAGAATCGAAACAGGTCTTCGTTGAAGTGTTGTTTCCACTCGATTGACCCTGAAGTTTGGGTCAAGGGTAGGGTTCTCAGAGGCGATCAAATCCCTGCAGTTCATCCCAAGTAGCTGCGAGTAAGTGGAAGGCAGATTTGAAAACCAGAAGTTAAATTTGAGTTCTCCGCCAGGTTCAGGTTGCAAGATTCTTACCGAGGTTGTTGCAGTTTCTTCTAGTCTGATATTGGGTGGAAACAGAAGCCAACTGACTTACGATCTCTCTCCCAAAGTTTCGTTCTGATTGGATTACTGTTGAGAGTGTTCTGTCGAAGCAATGAGAGGTTTTCATTTTATCGTGCTGTTCTCTACAGCtacctaaggttgaagaagatgCTTCCCCTTATTTACACTtttaaccttattttttttgtattctcAAAATAACCCTTAGTCTGAATTCCTATTTCAGTTCAGCCCCACTACTATTCTTATTTTCAGAACTGACCTTTCTCCTTGGGTTTAATTCCTGTTAAGCCCCTTAGGCaattatttcactctaaaaggggCTCCTAAGGTGTACCaaaaattacaatattgccCCTACTTCTTTGAAAATtgttttaattgttaattgtagGCCCCTAAGCGATCTGATTccctcggatccgcatcacttcggggtttggggagggtcataatgtatgaaGCCTTAACCCCTCTTTGCCGAGAGACTGTTTCTCGACTTGAACAAATGGTCATATGGTTGCAATGAAGTAATGTTACCGTTAGACTTGAATCTGCAACCAGAAGAGGAGGTGTATGGATAAAAATACTGTACGATTCTAAGGTACAATTATGTTTTTGGTATGTGAtggagaagagatggaaaaaacacaaaagatgAAGAAGTGATGCAATTAGGCGGGGGAAATTTTGGAATTAACTTAGTAATTTGAattgtttcctttattattagTGTAGGTTAGTAGGgatattgaatttttatttcagttgccaattaggttagtttccattttaattaaCTTTCAATTTTAtgctttgattttccttttatagCCATGTAACACGGTAGAGAAAGACGGATTTTgaagttttgaattttgagaatTGAATGGTGTTTCCaggtttgaaaccatggttgcaGTGAGCTGCCTTTAGCTTCCCTTCCCCTGATCatcttctcctcttccctctcttatcgttttcttctttttagtttctattttgtgacTGCCCCTCTTTGCCAGAAAGCCCCTATTTCTGGCAATATTTGCAGCCTTGTTCAAGTTCCTAGATCTCCTTAGTGCTTGATCTGCTGGGGCTGAAGTTTTGATCGAAGGTAGCCCTCCCCTAGGCGACACAAATCCTAGAACATCTCCTCCGAAGCTTGGTTTTTCTGTGAAGAAATCCAAAccagattcagatctgagtttTACCAACGCCAGGCCCAGTTGCAGGTTCGATTCACATTCAGATCTGGGCTGTCAAGGTCTTGTGGTGCTGGATTCATAGACGACCTGCTGCATCGACCTTTCCTTTGAAGGTTCAGGCCAAGCTGAGGCCTAGCTGAGAAGCCCTCTCGAACTGAAGTTTCTCCCCATCGCCTGCCCTGTTTTGATCCTAAGGAAGAAGACTACCTCTATCATGAGTGGTATCTTACCCTAATTTCTGTTTACCTCTATTGCCCTTCCCTTCACCTAGTTATTACCTTAAATATCAGTTTACCCATCTTTCCAGGAATACCCCTCTCTCATCTCGCGTTACTCCATTCACTGGTTTTCCATTTATTAGCTTGGTTTCcaataattacaattctgccaccctTTATTAGAAACACCAAATTAATTTCCAGAACTGAACTTTTCTTTGGGATTAATTCTAGATCTGTCCCCATTCAgctatttcactctaaaagggtTCTAAATTACACCAGAAATTACAATTTTGCCATTGGTTATTGCCATTATTTTATTGAGTGTCCAATTGGGCCGTAAGCGATCCAATTTCAGTCTTTGGAACCCTGATCCGCATCAAGAAGAACATCACattaaaagaggaaagaaggaagaaaagaaaataggtgAAGAGTGTTCGTACGGCTAGGAAGCCTCAAGTTGAGGGGAGTTTGTACCGTGCAAAGAAAAggtaagtttttatttttaaaggaGAAAGTGGGTAGGAGAGCCGGTAGCGGATCATAGTTGACATGGCGAACCAAGGCGatggagggctgcctaagcatTTAGGCGACAAGTCGCTTGCCTTAAGGCAAACATTGCCGAtgctattattttttaatatatctattATATTTGGTAACAATGATATAATTGTTTTAAATTGCTTATCAAGAATCAACACTTTAAGCTAAATCAAAATGCAAGAATCAATACTTTAACCAACATCATGGGAGAAAATCaacactttaagcaacatcaagagacAAGAATCGAAATTTATATTTTGCTAAAatgagaaacacaataaaaattgaaaaaaaaaaaaaaagattcataaaaaaagaacaaagctagaaaaaaaaggcattataacatataattcctaatgcaaaattataaaaattataatatttaaCCACTTCAGTGTGTTGTTAAATATAatttacctctatgatgcccaaaATGAGCTCCTCCAAGTCCACCATAAACCATGATAATTCAATTTTCAACTACTCTCAGTGTATACAGTATAAGTTAATGACACTAAGCAACAATCCCATTGTTCCTTAGTATACTACTATACATGACAGGCTGTGGGTTTGAATCCTATATCAGGCCTTAGGagatataattatttatttttaaaaacacctaatggaaattggaaaacatataaataaactaaaatgtaGGAGTAAAGTGAAGTAGTGAACTAGTAAGTATCAACTACCTAAATTCAGAACAATGAAACACTcgtaaaacaaaaaattaaattgttcTTGTTTAACCATAATCAAAGTAACAAATCAGGATCTATTTATTGTTCTCCTCCTGTTGTTGGTACCCTATATTCTTCatcaatatcttcatcatcacacACAACCTCTtggacctcttcttcaacttcttcattCGGCGACTCCTCAACAATGGCCCTGCCCCTAGACTCAAAACCCCTACCACGTCGTGTGTAGCAAACATTGACTGAACTTGTTGATCCTTGAGCCCTCCTTGGTAGATTAAGGCCCCAACCGATGTAGATGCACcaactgctctatcaacatctccccaTGTGAGATTGTCATCAGGATGGACTAAATCTTCATCATCTTGCTGGCCAGTCATCTTCGCTACTCCAATTCAATTCATCAAGAATTAGTGGATCATAATTGTTTCCCTTTACCCTCCTTTCTTGCAATCTTGCATGAAGCTGACGATTATATTGgatatagactagatcattcaagcgTTGATGTTCTAGTCTATTCCTCCTTTTGGTATGAATCTGGATCCATAACCAATTGATTATGAATACCTCTTTATTTATGtcaagaaatatatgtaaaaaatgtaaaatactAAAAATAAGAAGTAATATTTAAAACGCATACAAAATCAAATGTGCTTCAGCTGCTCTCGCAATTGGGAGCGGAGCAACAAAGGCCTAACATGAATATTGCATATCGTGTAAGTGTAGGGGCCGAAGATTCATGTGTTTCCGACCAAGATtctatataagaaaaaaattaagtacACATTGGTTAATGCGCATACAAAGTTACAAACTCAACAGTAAATAATtacttattaaaattaaaaaaaaaaaaatacttattaTGATCCAATGCTCCTTCAACGGTTGGTCAATTGTTTTATAGTCACAGTCCTTGAAAAACTACCTTCACATTTTTTGCACTTTTAAGTTTGTCACAAGTCTTTCAATCACTTCTATGAAAGCATCTTGTATTATACATACGTCTTCAAAAGCAACTCTATCATCATTGATGTAGTAAAAAAGTTTGGTAGCATTTAGGTAGAATCCTGCAACATATAAAGGTCGATCCATTTGGCATACCCAACACTGATCAAATATTTTATCACCTTCTTCCATGACTGTTCTTTGTTAGCAAAATTTActttaaccttttttttactgtttccATTGACAGTTAAAATTGGTTGGGATGCTCTAAGGCAATCTAGTAAACTGTTCCAGAATGAAGTAGCAAGTATTGTATCAAGTATTTTATTACCTGCCTTTGTCTTACAACAACTTAGAATTCTTCCAATCATCAGATACAAATAATTGCTTCAAGGCATCCATGTGCTTGTACAAACTTTGTATTGTCAAGAATGAGGTAGAAAATCTTGTAATTCCAGCCCTCACCAGGTTcatcccatttctttttttacataaaacttgttatattttttttccttcattattgtAGCTTTATAAGCTTTCAAATTGCCAATATTCTCCAATGTGAGTTCCAAACAATGAgatgcacaaggagtccaatacaACCTTTTCCTTTTCTGCATCATCATTCTACCAGCTGCAAGGCTCATGTCTGAGGACACACATCCTCAACATATAAGAAATTTCTTTGTTCTAATCTTTATTGGTCATACTTAAAATTGACAAGCCTGTAGATGTCTCAGAAAACTGAAATTACTCTTTAAATTTTGGAATCCGGGTAAAGTTTGATCACAGTTTGCTAGATGTTTGTTTATATAAACTTAGGATTTAATATTTGATTACATTTGGCCATGCTGAGTCTTCTGTTACGGTTTTACATTTTCACTAAAGCGGGTGGAATTTTATGCTTACAGTCACAAAATTTGATCAATATTTGCAGGCATGCTCAAGTTAAAAGATCTTGTAAAATCAATCTGCACCAAGTTGCAAGATCAATATATAGAGGGCTTGGAGCTATATGGAAGAAAAGATAACCGTGTTCAACCATGCAAAATACTGAAGGTTCTGGATGAGGATCTTGAAAAAGTTCATTATGAAGTAGGATGGCTTGACAACGAAAAGAATGTAACTGACACTTCGATAGTAAATGCGGATGTTCTGATAGGGAAGAAGCTGCCTTTCACTAGAAATGTTCTTAAGTCATTTATTAGAGAATCCACTTCAAGAAATTTTCCATGGGTGGTTCACGATAAATTGGCAAAGAAGCATGGAGTTTCCACTGAACCTCCAGAAGAGCTGAGAGATAAACTCTCCATTCAGGATGGAAGTCTTGGAAGGAATAAACGCAGGAAAACTGTCTCAGTAATTTTTTAGacaaacttctctctctctctctctctctctctatatatatatatataataaattttCTTAATGGAATTTATAATTTCTTTGTTGTTCTGAATTTCTCATGTTGATCATACTCAGGATACTAAAATCCAAAGGAccagcaaaaggaaaaaattggaCACTGAAAACTCTGAAGACTTGACCATGAGAAAAAAGGCAAGGAAAGGTAGTTGTGTTGTCAACTTGTCCTTTTGTACTCAGTGTTAAACTTTATAACTTTTGGGCAATGTTTGTGCTGCACTTAGCAGCGAACATGAGAAAGATGGTAATGTAGCATTttgatctatttatttattgatttctGTTAGAGAAGTATATATGCTGAAGCATCTTGTTAAATAGACGTGTTCCCacctccccttcttttttttccttttcctgagAATAGTGACATATTCATTTCTACCTTCAAAACAACCTCACATCTGTTTGATTGCAAAGCTTCTGTTTTTTAAACTATTGAGGAGTTTTCTGGTCTCAAAAGTTGTCTGAATAAGTTTTCATTTGACTATGCTTTCACATTGACATCTCAACATGCAGAAATTGAAAAACCTAACGAGGAACCAATTAGATATCCAATCGATGATCTTTTGGTTCAACCTGGAGCTGATGATCCAGTTTTCAATGATCGCCCTTCTCCATCAAGGAATTTTGGTGTTCCAGTGGACTGTGTTGGGGATCTTATAATGGTTTGGGACTTCTGTTCTTCATTTGCCAGGTTGTTGAATTTGTGGCCATTCtcccttgaagattttgaaAATGCAATTTGTCACAAGGATAACAATCTTATTCTCATAGTGGAATCACATTTGGCACTTCTTCGTTTGCTAATGAAAGATGGGGGTGGCTACTTAATGGTTATACAGAAAAAAAAGCGGAAACCGAAGGTACAAAAATCCAATTAGTTATGAGCATGGTTATTCAATTATTCAAATTTCTCATGCATATTCTTGTTATATGATACTTTGGTTCATAGTAAATCTTCTCTGATATTGATtacttttgtgcttgtcttgtGCTCCTTGTTTCAGATTACTCTAACAAATTGGATGGATTATTTGTGTGACTTCTTAGAGATGGAAGATATACCAGAATTATCCACTCATATAGGAACAATAAAACGGGGTCATTATGGACTTTTAGATCCACAAGCTAAACTGAGTATCTTGCGGGAGCTGATTGATAAAGCCCTTGCAGCAAATGCTATCAGGGAGCAGTTGGATACGTATATTGAACAACATCAAGCACTTGCAGCCACAAAGAGGGGAGAGGCATTGGAGGAAGGTAGAAAGcggagagaagaaaaggaactTTTGAAAGCAGACCCTGACATCAAAGAAGTACTACTCAGTAATATCCTTGAGAATGGGAAACACAGCTTGAACATATCTGAGAATGGTGATAGCAACGGAACAATTGGAGATTTTCCagaaaaagaagatgggaaGGAGGGGAATCATGCATCTGAAAACAGGTATAAGTTCCTCTTTGTTAGCTAAGACTACAATGAGTTGCGATTGATTCGACACACTGGATAAAAGAAGGCAGTTATATCATGGCTTTGCTTTTATGCAGTGAAAGTCATCATGTGAACATGGCATCAAGAAAAGttaacaagaaaaagaagaatttgaaGGTCGCTATAGAGACCAAGCAAGTGCCATCTAGTATGGAGAAACACAAAAAACAACTGCCATTGAAGAAGGATAAAGAAATGGAAGCTcaggagaagaaaagtaaagagcAAAGGGTATGATTAGTCTTCTTCTCATTACATCTCCTTCAAGTCCTTTTCATCCTCTGCCTCTCCTGACTTTATTCTGCTTACAGAAGGAACATCTTGAGCGTGAAATGGAGAAACGCTTCGTTCGTACCAACCCTCTGGGGAAAGACAGAAATTATAACAGGTATTGGTTTTTCCGGCGTGATGGGAGAGTCTTTGTTGAGAGTTCTGACTCTAAGATATGGGGATACTACAGTGCGAAGGAAGAGGTAATCATATCCTTCACATAGAGAAATGTATCATTGccaatttatgcatatttttcaaATGCTTAATGATTGCTACTTCGGTTTATTGAGCAGCTTGATGCATTGATGGGTTCACTAAATTGtaaaggggagagggagagagctcTTAAAAAGCAGCTTGAAAAGTGCTATAGCAGAATATGGTGAGTTTCCTACTTTTGAATCAATGTGGTAGAGATTGCTGGTATCCATTGATCCTTGTCTTTATAAATGTTTCTCTGGTTTAATATGTTTGAAAATGCTGGTGGGAGTGTCCCATCTTTTAAAGGCAATAGTTTCAGGAGTAGCTTCTGTTCTCACACATTGGATGAAAATGtctcttattttaattgtcATTACGAATGTCCTTTTGTATTCTGTTCGTTGACTAACATTTTGGTAGATATAAGTTAGTCTTCTGTAGCTTCCCTTTCCCCTCTCTTACATTAGATTGAACTGTTCTAATAGAAGATCAAAGTAATGCATGTCTCCGTTGTGCGAATAAGGCGCCCAAATGCCAGATGTAGGGACCCTTTTGACACACCTATTTTCTGTCATGTGGACAAGATGATTTGGCATTCTGCCCATTGTATAGACAGGGAATCTCACTGGGTAGGCAACATGTCAGACTTTGTTGCCCCATTTCATTCATCATGGGCCCCTTttttattagtatttttttttttaaaacgttTAACACTCATTAAATTGTCCCACTTTTTGAAATAACTTTTCAGAGCATCATTGATGCAGTTAAACATTGAATATAGCGATTTATTTCTTAAAGTGATATAGCAATTTCTTTCATTAGAATGAGTTGTTAGTGATTGCGAGATTTGagtccaagttagactcaagtTCTGTATTAGTTTTGAATAAAGATTAGGACTGTTTTAAGTCTTTAAATACATGATGTAACgaatgaaaattttgagttGATACTGTTGGCTGCCAAGAGCCGCACATCCCTCTCTCAGGTACAATCTCTTTCCTTGagcctcttcttttcctttgctGTTCTACTCCTagtcttcttttccttcatcctcCTGTTATTTCCTGTTGTTAACCTTTTGTTTCCTGCTACATCCCAACTGACAGGTTTGAGGAACTAGTGATCGATCTCACTCAGGTTTAATCCAATTggactgaaactttgggtgatGGATCCTCTGCCCTAGGTGACCTAATACCTAGGATCTCCTCCCAAACAATCTCTTCGGTTTTGAAAGTTTGAGACCTGAAAATCCTCTTAACCGTATTCTGCCGTCTTCCCTGATTTCAACAAATCCttttatcaa
It includes:
- the LOC122082304 gene encoding DDT domain-containing protein DDB_G0282237-like; translated protein: MPLFKRKPFSLVVPPNDLECNEQVFQVRFTKEIFRDYQAYLKRINLYRQRVWTCKVTGKTNLTYEEALVSEQRGIEKVQQFPKELTIPVLHMIQFSMLKLKDLVKSICTKLQDQYIEGLELYGRKDNRVQPCKILKVLDEDLEKVHYEVGWLDNEKNVTDTSIVNADVLIGKKLPFTRNVLKSFIRESTSRNFPWVVHDKLAKKHGVSTEPPEELRDKLSIQDGSLGRNKRRKTVSDTKIQRTSKRKKLDTENSEDLTMRKKARKEIEKPNEEPIRYPIDDLLVQPGADDPVFNDRPSPSRNFGVPVDCVGDLIMVWDFCSSFARLLNLWPFSLEDFENAICHKDNNLILIVESHLALLRLLMKDGGGYLMVIQKKKRKPKITLTNWMDYLCDFLEMEDIPELSTHIGTIKRGHYGLLDPQAKLSILRELIDKALAANAIREQLDTYIEQHQALAATKRGEALEEGRKRREEKELLKADPDIKEVLLSNILENGKHSLNISENGDSNGTIGDFPEKEDGKEGNHASENSESHHVNMASRKVNKKKKNLKVAIETKQVPSSMEKHKKQLPLKKDKEMEAQEKKSKEQRKEHLEREMEKRFVRTNPLGKDRNYNRYWFFRRDGRVFVESSDSKIWGYYSAKEELDALMGSLNCKGERERALKKQLEKCYSRICPALHRRSRDIAQKIALDEAVLRRSTRVPPRDNPALAFLRYVNKWKD